The DNA sequence TCGCTACCCAAGATAAAAAGTTTACTATTAAAGATCAAATTGCTGAAGCAAATTCTAATGATGGTGACGTAGTGGCAAAAGATGATAGAAAACCTTTCCTTTGGTTGCACGTTAATGTATTGCGTGAATATCTTCaagttgaattatttaCGCCAAGAATGTCTTTCCCGTTTGAATTAGAGCGGGCAATTGATGATTGGGTgtttctttgtttctttgctggtaatgattttttgCCTCATTTACCAAGTTTGGATGTTAGAGATAATGGTATTGACACTCTTGTACAATGCTGGAAAAGAAGCTTACcaattttaaaagattATGTTACGTGTGATgggaaattgaatttaaagaGTGTTGAGGTTTTAATGTCTAATTTGGCCTACAAGGAAAGTGAGATATTCAAGAATAAACATGCAGCTGAACAAAGAAGAGAggaaaacaacaagagaagaaaattGGCTCAAGAACAGGACCGAGCTCTTAAACGGATTTATCTGTCACAAGTGTCAAAAGGTAAAGATAAAGCACCTTTAACCGCCGATGTCAATATGCCATTGATGGATACACTGGGTCAAATTGTGGAAGGGTATGCCAATTTATCCAATAGTGATATTGTTCAAAATAGAGCTATTTTAACTAAAGCAAATTTGGCTAATAGTGATGCTGCAgctgaattgaaaaaattgattgattcgAAAAAGACTCAAGTGACTGTTGTTCAAGATCAAATAGCTACAGATTCTTCTGCCAATTCAGAAACAACTACTTCAGAATCAGAATTGGAAGAGAATCAAAGTGATAATTCTctcaaaagaaaattggaatctgaagaaaaagacaacaaacaaactcAAAGCgatgatattaaattatGGGAACCAGGGTATAATAAACGGTATTATGAAGCCAAATTTCATTGTCAATCCgatgaagaaatagaaCAAACGAAAAGAGATGTTGTTAGACATTATGTGGAAGGGATTGCATGGGTGgcattatattattatcaaggATGTCCATCATGGAACTGGTATTTCCCCTATCATTATGCACCTTTTGCCGCAGATTTCACCAATTTAGAAGAATTATTCCCTGAAGGTGTCAAGTTTAAATTAGGTGAACCATTTAGACcatttgaacaattgatgTCTGTTTTACCAGCTGCATCTGGACATACTTTACCTCAAGTTTTCCGTGATTTAATGTCAAATCCCGATagtgaaattattgatttttatcctgaagaatttgaaattgatatgAATGGGAAAAAAATGAGTTGGCAAGGTATAccattattaccatttaTCGATGAAAAACGATTATTAGATGCGGTCCagaaaaaatatgaattgtTAACTCCAGATGAAATATCAAGAAATACTAATAAGGAAGCAGAATTGTTTATATCTCCGGCGAATAAgaatttttccaaattttcaGAAACATTATACAAAGAAAATGCAAATGAAGTGGTATTTAAATATGCTAAAAGTGGG is a window from the Candida dubliniensis CD36 chromosome 4, complete sequence genome containing:
- a CDS encoding 5'-3' exoribonuclease, putative (Similar to S. cerevisiae RAT1;~In S. cerevisiae: nuclear 5' to 3' single-stranded RNA exonuclease, involved in RNA metabolism, including rRNA and snRNA processing as well as mRNA transcription termination;~In C. albicans: 5'-->3' exoribonuclease; similar to S. cerevisiae nuclear exoribonuclease Rat1p; suppresses S. cerevisiae kem1 mutant slow growth, mating defect, and haploid invasive growth defect - An HS, et al. (2004) Identification of an exoribonuclease homolog, CaKEM1/CaXRN1, in Candida albicans and its characterization in filamentous growth. FEMS Microbiol Lett 235(2):297-303), yielding MGVPALFRWLSRKYPKIISPVVEEEDHEIGGAKYENPNPNGETDNLYLDMNGIVHPCSHPEHKKPPETEDEMFLDIFKYTDRVLMMARPRKVLMIAVDGVAPRAKMNQQRARRFRAAKDAELKAKQLEIEVKERELRGEIINDAIKGKKQWDSNAITPGTPFMDRLAEALRYWVAYKLSSDPGWANLQVIISDATVPGEGEHKLMSFIRSQRSDPQYDPNTKHCIYGLDADLIFLGLATHEPHFRVLREDVFATQDKKFTIKDQIAEANSNDGDVVAKDDRKPFLWLHVNVLREYLQVELFTPRMSFPFELERAIDDWVFLCFFAGNDFLPHLPSLDVRDNGIDTLVQCWKRSLPILKDYVTCDGKLNLKSVEVLMSNLAYKESEIFKNKHAAEQRREENNKRRKLAQEQDRALKRIYSSQVSKGKDKAPLTADVNMPLMDTSGQIVEGYANLSNSDIVQNRAILTKANLANSDAAAELKKLIDSKKTQVTVVQDQIATDSSANSETTTSESELEENQSDNSLKRKLESEEKDNKQTQSDDIKLWEPGYNKRYYEAKFHCQSDEEIEQTKRDVVRHYVEGIAWVALYYYQGCPSWNWYFPYHYAPFAADFTNLEELFPEGVKFKLGEPFRPFEQLMSVLPAASGHTLPQVFRDLMSNPDSEIIDFYPEEFEIDMNGKKMSWQGIPLLPFIDEKRLLDAVQKKYELLTPDEISRNTNKEAELFISPANKNFSKFSETLYKENANEVVFKYAKSGLSGKIFKLATFNPEGVFNFPLNEGHMPNVNSSDYFQAIYHFPKTKTGKSMILNGHIAPLPALTTADKNDLVYQLDKFNNNRRNGGRFNSTQDNSDYINKGPAGKELYKTYSMRRGGYRSYLQFLTSGHHPDHHQSRNNSQYSSYGQQKSYNAQGSYNQQGYYNQQGNYNQQGRYNQQGNYNQQGRYNQQGQYNQYRSNTQRFNNQNYNQSSNNTRSGYLPPRPPR